One window of the Anopheles cruzii chromosome 2, idAnoCruzAS_RS32_06, whole genome shotgun sequence genome contains the following:
- the LOC128278882 gene encoding peptidoglycan-recognition protein LA-like, translating to MVADSAIGILLYIIVNDYGQNNQNNLLLPNNTNSIKYERYIVYGVILLFVAAALVISFYFLYKSLPDREAPNDEGTIFGNNYVSYTIPNLGNGHMLIDRYNWGAQQGVQGKYELVPPIPYVLITHIGVHSRQCMNVHTCSIKMRTLQDAAIAEKSLQDIQSNFYLGGDGNVYVGRGWNRANAYANKSLAVCFMGDYGRYEPNEDQFSALEHLLTYGETHSLLTQDFRLVAHSQTRITRSPGIKLYEKIIKLPRWNPCGTPGYEHCGLEIGLPKVWDQEYAKPEVSVTSKGTVEISSNSLQDNTTEMESATIRQTTENATKVL from the exons ATGGTAGCAGATTCAGCAATCGGAATTTTATTGTACATTATTGTAAATGACT ATGGACagaacaatcaaaacaatcttttGCTGCCGAACAACACAAACAGCATAAAGTACGAGCGGTATATCGTGTACGGCGTCATCCTACTGTTTGTCGCAGCAGCTTTGGTCATTTCGTTCTACTTTCTCTACAAGTCGCTTCCTGACCGCGAAGCGCCCAATGATGAAGGGACGATTTTTGGTAACAATTATGTTTCTTACACTA TCCCAAATCTGGGCAATGGACACATGCTCATTGACCGGTACAACTGGGGAGCACAGCAAGGAGTGCAGGGGAAGTACGAGCTGGTTCCCCCGATTCCCTACGTTTTGATCACACACATCGGAGTGCACTCGCGGCAGTGCATGAACGTGCACACGTGCTCCATCAAGATGAGAACGCTCCAAGATGCCGCTATCGCCGAAAAGAGCCTTCAAGACATACAAAGTAATTTTTAC CTTGGTGGAGACGGTAATGTCTACGTTGGACGTGGCTGGAATAGGGCGAATGCGTACGCCAACAAGTCACTGGCGGTTTGCTTCATGGGCGATTATGGTCGCTACGAGCCAAATGAAGATCAGTTTTCAGCTCTAGAACATCTTCTTACATATGGAGAAACGCACAGTCTGTTGACACAAGACTTTCGGCTAGTTGCTCATAGTCAG ACACGTATCACTCGCAGTCCAGGTATCAAACTATAcgaaaaaataatcaaacttCCACGATGGAATCCTTGTGGAACCCCAGGATATGAACATTGCGGCCTAGAGATCGGTCTGCCAAAAGTTTGGGACCAAGAGTATGCTAAACCCGAGGTTTCCGTTACCAGCAAGGGTACGGTCGAGATAAGTAGTAACAGCTTGCAAGACAACACGACCGAAATGGAAAGTGCAACAATTCGACAGACGACTGAGAATGCGACAAAAGTACTATGA